One part of the Arachidicoccus terrestris genome encodes these proteins:
- a CDS encoding ABC-F family ATP-binding cassette domain-containing protein encodes MISARNITLAYGKRVLFDEVNINFIKGNCYGVIGANGAGKSTFLKILSGEIEPNKGHVEITPGERLSFLKQNQFEFDNETVLNTVLMGHKKMWDIMHKKDAIYADPDATEDDYMKAGELEAEFGEMGGYESESNAANFLSSLGIKDDMHQMYMRDIPSNMKVRVLLAQALFGNPDILLLDEPTNGLDIETIGWLENFLADYQNIVLVVSHDRHFLDAVCTHVADVDRQKIKVYTGNYSFWYESSQLMARQIADKNKKMEDKRKDLLDFIARFSANASKSKQATSRKKALEKLTIEEIEPSNRKYPGIIFQPLREVGNEILHVENLSKAVEGRTLFDKVTFDIKKGEKIAFLSKDPMAVSAFFDIINDEVKADKGQFQWGTTITKAYLPIENGKYFEKGLPLLDWLRQYVPAHVTEADEPFLRGFFGKMLFAGDDILKKTDVLSGGEKVRCMVSRMMLQNPNVIILDQPTNHLDLESIQSFNESCINFPGVVLLTSHDHTFMETVANRVIELTPKGIIDRLMTFDEYLQDNRVKDLRTEMYN; translated from the coding sequence ATGATTAGCGCAAGAAATATCACCCTGGCTTATGGCAAAAGGGTTCTTTTTGACGAAGTAAATATTAATTTCATTAAAGGTAACTGTTACGGGGTCATCGGGGCCAACGGTGCGGGAAAATCGACCTTCCTGAAAATCCTCAGCGGAGAGATAGAACCCAACAAGGGCCATGTTGAAATCACGCCCGGCGAGCGGCTCTCCTTTTTAAAGCAGAACCAATTTGAGTTTGATAATGAAACAGTTCTGAATACGGTACTCATGGGCCACAAGAAAATGTGGGATATCATGCACAAAAAGGACGCCATCTATGCGGATCCGGACGCCACCGAAGATGATTACATGAAAGCCGGTGAACTGGAAGCTGAATTTGGGGAAATGGGTGGCTATGAATCGGAAAGCAACGCTGCTAACTTTTTGAGTTCCCTGGGGATCAAAGATGATATGCATCAGATGTATATGCGCGATATCCCTTCCAACATGAAAGTCCGGGTCCTGCTGGCACAAGCATTATTTGGTAATCCGGATATCCTGCTGCTGGACGAGCCGACCAATGGTCTGGATATTGAAACCATCGGCTGGCTTGAAAACTTCCTGGCCGATTACCAGAACATCGTCCTGGTCGTTTCCCATGACCGCCACTTTCTGGATGCTGTATGTACCCATGTAGCAGATGTGGACAGGCAGAAAATCAAGGTTTACACCGGTAACTATTCTTTCTGGTATGAGAGTTCTCAGCTGATGGCGAGGCAGATTGCTGATAAGAATAAGAAAATGGAAGACAAGCGCAAGGACTTGCTGGACTTTATAGCCCGATTCAGTGCCAATGCATCTAAATCAAAACAGGCGACATCCAGAAAAAAGGCCCTGGAAAAACTGACCATCGAAGAAATCGAACCATCCAACAGAAAATACCCCGGAATTATCTTCCAGCCACTTCGTGAAGTCGGTAATGAGATTTTACATGTTGAGAACCTGAGTAAGGCTGTTGAGGGTCGCACACTGTTTGACAAAGTGACTTTCGATATCAAGAAAGGGGAGAAGATCGCCTTTTTGAGTAAAGACCCGATGGCTGTGTCTGCCTTCTTTGATATTATAAACGATGAAGTCAAGGCCGATAAAGGCCAGTTTCAGTGGGGTACCACTATTACCAAGGCTTATCTGCCTATTGAAAACGGTAAGTATTTTGAAAAGGGTTTGCCGCTGCTGGACTGGTTACGTCAATACGTTCCAGCACATGTCACCGAAGCAGATGAACCTTTCTTAAGAGGCTTTTTTGGTAAAATGTTATTTGCAGGAGATGACATCCTGAAAAAGACAGATGTCCTTAGCGGAGGGGAGAAAGTAAGATGTATGGTCTCAAGAATGATGCTCCAGAACCCCAATGTGATCATCCTGGACCAACCCACCAACCATCTGGACCTGGAAAGCATCCAGAGTTTCAATGAAAGCTGTATCAACTTTCCGGGCGTTGTCCTGCTCACTTCACATGACCACACATTTATGGAAACGGTGGCCAACAGAGTCATTGAATTGACACCTAAGGGCATCATCGACCGTCTGATGACGTTCGATGAATATCTGCAGGATAACCGCGTTAAAGACCTGAGAACAGAAATGTATAATTAA
- a CDS encoding formylglycine-generating enzyme family protein, translating to MNLQQPFNKRDRFFLNSQNVVIVATILFGIFLLALSLSSCKNSGSSRNKNNSLTESAAATKGSSSTDARQGKIAMDCTLCKEPSRAQLLMGGAGARTDSGIDAGSRTDAGSKGNDTAKMVLIEGGSFQMGSDQFADAQPIHRVHVSSFYMDTHEVTNDQFARFVAATNYITVAERPLNPKDYPGVPVDKLVPGSGVFTPPGHPVSLNNPMAWWSYVPGANWRHPKGPGSSIEGKGNLPVVQVCYEDCLAYAKWTGKRLPTEAEWEYAARAGKHFEDYYWGKQLRPGGHFMANNFQGHFPDHNTRADGYDELAPIESYPRSAFGLYDMEGNAWEWCNDFYRPDYYASSPVNNPQGPKDSYDPEEPGLVKRVQRGGSFLCSDEYCIRYKAGSRGKGEPKSASNNLGFRLVRDK from the coding sequence ATGAACCTTCAACAGCCCTTCAACAAGAGAGATCGCTTTTTCCTTAATAGCCAGAACGTCGTTATTGTTGCGACAATCCTTTTTGGAATCTTTCTGCTTGCTTTATCGCTATCCAGTTGTAAAAACAGTGGGAGCAGCCGAAATAAAAACAATTCCTTAACAGAGAGTGCGGCCGCCACAAAGGGATCTTCTTCGACAGACGCCCGTCAGGGGAAGATAGCCATGGACTGTACACTTTGCAAAGAACCTTCCAGAGCGCAGTTACTAATGGGCGGGGCCGGCGCAAGAACAGATAGCGGCATAGATGCCGGCAGTCGTACGGATGCCGGCAGTAAGGGCAACGATACTGCAAAAATGGTATTGATTGAAGGAGGCAGTTTTCAGATGGGATCTGATCAGTTTGCGGATGCTCAGCCTATTCACCGGGTACATGTTTCTTCTTTTTATATGGACACCCATGAAGTGACAAATGATCAGTTTGCGCGCTTTGTAGCAGCCACTAACTATATTACTGTGGCAGAACGCCCACTTAACCCCAAAGATTATCCGGGCGTACCGGTAGATAAATTAGTGCCCGGCTCCGGTGTGTTCACGCCACCCGGTCACCCCGTATCACTCAATAATCCAATGGCCTGGTGGAGTTACGTGCCGGGCGCTAACTGGCGTCATCCTAAAGGCCCTGGATCTTCTATAGAAGGGAAAGGGAACTTACCGGTAGTTCAGGTTTGCTATGAAGATTGCCTGGCGTATGCCAAATGGACTGGCAAAAGGCTACCTACCGAAGCTGAGTGGGAGTATGCGGCCCGGGCAGGTAAACATTTTGAAGATTATTACTGGGGTAAACAGTTGCGCCCGGGTGGCCATTTTATGGCCAATAATTTTCAGGGCCATTTTCCCGATCATAATACCCGGGCTGATGGTTATGATGAATTGGCGCCTATTGAATCTTATCCACGGAGTGCATTTGGACTATACGATATGGAAGGCAATGCCTGGGAATGGTGCAATGACTTCTACCGGCCGGACTATTATGCTTCCAGTCCTGTCAATAACCCACAAGGTCCCAAAGATAGCTATGATCCCGAGGAGCCGGGTTTGGTAAAACGCGTCCAGCGCGGCGGCTCTTTTTTGTGTAGTGATGAGTATTGTATCCGTTATAAGGCGGGCTCCCGGGGAAAGGGAGAACCCAAGAGCGCCAGCAACAACCTGGGCTTTAGACTGGTCAGGGACAAATAA
- a CDS encoding TonB-dependent receptor, translating into MPQRFALFVFFLFSASSVLRAQHMDIPVKISGTVHDLSSGELLSGVNVKYGIRKGTTTNSYGFFSLVAKDTPVELVVSHVGYLDTILPFSFFRDTVLEIALRPTLLSATKLDSNAVKVYAASAPGMTAAQMGINRINLEQAAKLPVIFGERDVLKTLSLLPGVKQSGDGNAGFYVRGSSAGQNLILLDEAPIYNASHLFGFFSTFNSDAINDVTLIKGNADARYGGRLASVLDVHMKEGNNQQFHAAGGIGLISSRLSLEGPIQKGRSSFLITGRRTYADLFLHLSKNEDVKDNSLYFYDLNTKANLSLSPKMHLYFSGYLGTDKLGLKDQFMIDWGNKVATLRLNSILGAGLFSNTSFIFSDYHFNILLKSGNNRFHLNSVIRDMDFKQDFSWNSQMGAWHSGLSSIYHQFDPTHFSGGNDSADYTQYKSLQRGWENAFYVNYDGKLSERLGLSAGIRLSAYSLLGPGTFYRYMPESTDPVDSVKLRSGQIGKTYLNPEPRISLAWQLDEQASLKAAYSRNTQHLHLLSNSVSTNPTDQWIGDSYNIQPETADQLSLGYYRDLKAYRLEAEVYYKWLGNQVDYRNGADLTTTDDVQSQLLYGIGRAYGLELFFKKIQGKLTGWVSYTLSRTETKIAGINGNEWYRAHQDRTHDLSVVAMYPLSERWEVAGDFMIATGNAVTFPQAKYRLNDQSFFYYAKRNDYRMPVYHRMDLNFTLKCKPHRRYQASWSFGLYNVYGRENAYIIQFEEDPDKPGKTVAKQTSLFRWVPSVTYNFKF; encoded by the coding sequence ATGCCGCAACGCTTCGCCTTATTTGTTTTTTTCTTATTTTCTGCGTCTTCCGTGTTGAGGGCACAGCATATGGATATACCTGTGAAAATCAGTGGTACTGTACATGATCTGTCGTCGGGAGAATTGCTTTCAGGCGTCAATGTAAAATATGGAATACGCAAAGGCACCACTACCAATAGCTATGGCTTTTTTAGCCTGGTTGCCAAAGATACACCTGTTGAATTAGTGGTTTCGCATGTAGGTTATCTGGATACGATCCTTCCTTTTTCTTTTTTCAGAGATACCGTTTTGGAAATTGCACTCCGCCCCACCCTGTTGTCTGCCACCAAACTGGACAGCAATGCCGTAAAGGTATATGCAGCCAGCGCCCCAGGGATGACGGCTGCCCAAATGGGGATTAATCGGATAAATTTGGAACAGGCGGCAAAACTGCCGGTTATTTTTGGAGAAAGAGATGTGTTGAAGACGTTGTCACTGTTGCCGGGTGTGAAGCAATCCGGTGACGGAAACGCAGGATTTTATGTCAGGGGCAGCAGTGCTGGACAGAATCTGATCCTCTTAGATGAGGCACCGATCTACAATGCTTCTCATCTGTTTGGCTTTTTTAGTACTTTCAATAGCGATGCCATTAATGATGTGACACTTATTAAGGGCAATGCAGACGCTCGATATGGAGGAAGGCTTGCCTCTGTATTAGATGTACATATGAAAGAGGGAAATAACCAGCAGTTCCATGCAGCTGGCGGCATTGGTTTGATCAGCAGCCGCCTTAGTCTGGAAGGGCCGATTCAAAAAGGGCGCTCTTCTTTTTTGATCACTGGCCGCAGAACCTATGCTGACCTGTTTTTACATCTGAGCAAAAATGAAGATGTTAAAGACAATTCCCTTTACTTTTATGATCTTAATACAAAAGCCAATCTGTCGCTCAGCCCTAAAATGCATTTATATTTTTCCGGATATCTGGGAACGGATAAATTGGGCCTCAAAGATCAGTTTATGATTGACTGGGGCAATAAGGTAGCAACGCTTAGATTGAACAGTATTCTGGGAGCAGGGCTATTTTCTAATACCAGTTTTATTTTTAGTGACTACCATTTTAATATCCTGCTTAAATCCGGTAACAACCGCTTTCACCTGAACTCGGTCATCAGAGACATGGATTTTAAACAGGATTTTTCCTGGAACAGCCAGATGGGTGCCTGGCACAGTGGCCTGAGTAGTATCTACCACCAGTTTGACCCTACTCATTTTTCCGGAGGTAATGACAGTGCAGATTATACACAATATAAATCCCTTCAAAGAGGTTGGGAAAATGCGTTTTACGTGAATTATGATGGTAAGCTAAGCGAGCGTCTGGGATTATCTGCCGGAATTCGGCTATCTGCCTACAGTTTGCTAGGTCCTGGAACCTTCTACCGGTATATGCCCGAAAGCACCGATCCGGTTGACTCCGTCAAACTCAGATCCGGTCAGATCGGAAAAACCTATTTGAATCCGGAACCCAGAATCTCGCTGGCCTGGCAGCTTGATGAACAGGCTAGCCTGAAAGCGGCCTATAGCCGCAATACCCAGCATTTGCACCTGCTCAGCAATTCAGTATCCACTAATCCCACCGATCAATGGATTGGAGACAGCTATAATATCCAGCCAGAGACTGCTGATCAATTGTCTTTGGGGTATTACAGAGACTTAAAGGCCTACCGGTTAGAAGCGGAGGTCTATTACAAATGGCTGGGAAATCAGGTTGATTATAGAAACGGTGCGGACCTGACCACTACAGATGACGTGCAGTCACAGTTGCTGTATGGTATAGGACGGGCCTACGGACTTGAACTGTTTTTTAAGAAAATCCAGGGCAAATTAACGGGGTGGGTAAGCTATACCTTATCCCGTACGGAAACCAAAATAGCAGGTATAAATGGTAATGAGTGGTATAGAGCTCATCAGGACAGAACACACGATCTTTCGGTGGTGGCCATGTATCCTTTGTCTGAGCGTTGGGAAGTGGCGGGAGACTTTATGATCGCAACCGGAAACGCTGTTACATTTCCACAAGCTAAATACAGATTAAATGACCAGAGCTTTTTTTATTACGCCAAAAGGAATGATTACAGGATGCCGGTCTATCACCGCATGGATCTGAACTTTACATTGAAATGCAAACCACATCGCCGTTATCAGGCCTCCTGGAGCTTTGGCCTGTATAATGTTTATGGAAGGGAGAATGCGTATATCATACAGTTTGAAGAAGATCCCGACAAACCCGGCAAAACAGTGGCCAAGCAAACTTCTTTATTCAGATGGGTACCCTCGGTTACCTATAACTTTAAATTCTGA